A genomic segment from Dechloromonas denitrificans encodes:
- a CDS encoding FAD-dependent oxidoreductase, with translation MKRRTLFKAALALGATSLIPQAHAARGRAIIVGGGWGGLAAAFRLRQLAPDIETILIERNAAFWSRPLSNRWLVGLADDKMLTHDYRAAAQRHGYQFLHSEVHEIDRERRTLTTQAGTLTYDWLILATGIREDFSAWYGVDRDAANFTRQHFPSAFCDSDGHLRLKAKLAAFTGGNLVMSVPAAPYRCPPAPYERAGMIAWWMKTRGIKGRLTILDPNLPALGFDRVFRDSYRDQVTYVPQAQVKQVDPYKKQIVTDFDTIDFTDAILMPPQQASGLIWQAGLIARNKDGTPTGWAAHDPVNLHVPGDERVFLVGDLLDKSSPLFGYYPKTGQLAARLGQIAAAQIAARASGSMPAQMLPDSTCHVLNRVEPMEIARLDASFRLRGDGLIQQTVKQGYDPQPDNNDVRWASAMFAELGLSPSL, from the coding sequence ATGAAACGGCGCACATTATTCAAAGCCGCCCTCGCGCTGGGCGCGACAAGCCTTATTCCGCAAGCACACGCCGCGCGGGGACGCGCAATCATTGTCGGCGGCGGCTGGGGTGGCCTGGCGGCCGCTTTCCGGCTCCGGCAACTGGCCCCGGATATCGAGACCATCCTGATCGAGCGCAATGCAGCCTTCTGGTCGCGCCCGCTGTCGAATCGCTGGCTGGTCGGTCTGGCCGACGACAAGATGCTGACCCATGATTACCGGGCGGCAGCGCAAAGGCATGGCTATCAGTTTCTGCACAGCGAAGTCCACGAGATTGACCGCGAACGACGCACGCTGACCACTCAGGCCGGAACGCTGACCTACGACTGGCTGATTCTGGCGACCGGCATCCGCGAGGATTTTTCGGCCTGGTACGGCGTTGACCGCGACGCTGCCAATTTCACGCGCCAGCACTTCCCCAGCGCCTTCTGTGACAGCGATGGGCACCTGCGCCTGAAAGCCAAACTGGCTGCCTTCACGGGCGGCAACCTGGTGATGAGCGTACCGGCCGCCCCCTACCGATGCCCCCCAGCGCCCTACGAACGAGCCGGGATGATTGCCTGGTGGATGAAGACCCGCGGCATCAAGGGACGCCTGACCATCCTCGACCCCAACCTGCCGGCGCTGGGTTTTGACCGTGTCTTTCGGGACAGTTACCGCGACCAAGTGACGTATGTGCCGCAAGCCCAGGTCAAACAGGTCGATCCCTACAAAAAGCAGATCGTTACCGATTTCGACACCATCGACTTCACGGATGCCATCCTGATGCCGCCGCAACAGGCATCAGGCCTGATCTGGCAGGCCGGGCTGATCGCCCGGAACAAGGATGGAACACCCACGGGCTGGGCGGCGCATGACCCGGTCAACCTGCATGTGCCGGGCGATGAGCGGGTTTTCCTGGTTGGCGACCTGCTCGACAAAAGCTCGCCGCTCTTCGGCTATTACCCGAAAACCGGTCAGCTGGCGGCACGCCTGGGACAAATTGCAGCAGCCCAGATTGCCGCCCGGGCCAGCGGCTCGATGCCGGCCCAGATGCTGCCCGACAGCACCTGCCACGTACTGAACCGGGTCGAGCCGATGGAAATTGCCCGGCTCGATGCCAGCTTCCGCCTGCGCGGCGACGGACTGATCCAGCAAACCGTCAAGCAAGGCTATGACCCGCAGCCCGACAACAACGACGTTCGCTGGGCCAGTGCCATGTTCGCCGAACTCGGCTTGTCACCCAGCCTTTAG
- a CDS encoding DUF411 domain-containing protein, with product MRRGRWLVLGCCGLVSSLAAAEPGLAPLVEIHMPSPCLACLDWGSYLADNGFRVSYKETADMAGFKRRMKVPKDVESIHTAVVGGYFVEGHVHAEDIHELLRDKPKARGIAVPGLPRGAPGRELSNPTCETACTMLDTANGERDVRRDLYNTMLVKPDGSTSIWARH from the coding sequence ATGCGGCGGGGACGCTGGCTGGTGCTTGGCTGCTGCGGGTTGGTCAGTTCGCTCGCGGCGGCGGAGCCGGGGCTGGCCCCGCTGGTCGAGATTCACATGCCGTCCCCGTGTCTGGCCTGTCTTGACTGGGGTTCCTACCTGGCCGACAACGGCTTTCGCGTCAGCTACAAGGAAACCGCCGACATGGCCGGATTCAAGCGGCGGATGAAGGTGCCGAAGGATGTCGAGTCGATTCACACTGCGGTGGTCGGCGGCTATTTCGTCGAGGGGCATGTCCACGCCGAGGATATTCACGAGCTGTTGCGTGACAAACCCAAGGCGCGCGGCATTGCGGTGCCCGGTTTGCCGCGCGGCGCGCCGGGTCGGGAGTTATCCAATCCGACCTGCGAAACGGCGTGCACGATGCTCGATACGGCGAATGGTGAGCGCGATGTCCGGCGTGATCTGTACAACACCATGCTGGTCAAACCCGATGGTTCGACCAGCATCTGGGCTCGTCACTAA
- a CDS encoding ABC transporter substrate-binding protein, with translation MPRFSKYSLLAVLLLSAGLVRAEIKIGVIASSTGPTAAVGIPQKNTVALLPSEIAGQKIEYIVLDDASDPTNAVTGVKKLLGEHRIDALIGPTTTPAALAILDFVAESKTPLLTTVGSSAVVLPMDDKKKWVFKTTQNDDLIAEAVLANMATAGIKTLGFIGFNDPYGENWFKVFSAMAEKAGIKLVANERFNRTDQSVTGQVLKVIAARPDAVFIAATGGPAVLPQAGLQEKGYKGRIYQTHGVATNDFIRLGGKTVEGTLMAGGPMLVADDLATGNPIKPVAQGYIKNYEARYGAGTMSTFGANTYDAGLLLQKAIPDALKKAKPGSSEFRIALRDALEASKEVVGAQGVFNMSAQNHNGMDQRARVMMTVRGGKWVLLKE, from the coding sequence ATGCCGCGTTTTTCAAAGTATTCCCTGCTTGCTGTCTTGCTGCTCTCGGCCGGCCTGGTCCGTGCAGAGATCAAAATTGGCGTGATTGCCTCGTCGACCGGGCCAACGGCTGCGGTCGGGATTCCCCAGAAAAATACGGTGGCACTGTTGCCGAGCGAAATCGCCGGCCAGAAAATCGAGTACATCGTGCTCGATGATGCTTCGGATCCGACCAATGCCGTGACGGGCGTCAAGAAGCTGCTTGGCGAACACCGGATCGATGCCCTGATCGGGCCGACCACGACGCCGGCAGCGCTGGCGATTCTTGATTTTGTCGCTGAGTCGAAAACGCCATTGCTGACGACCGTGGGTTCGTCCGCCGTGGTCTTGCCGATGGATGACAAGAAAAAGTGGGTTTTCAAGACTACCCAGAACGATGATCTGATTGCCGAGGCCGTGCTCGCCAATATGGCAACGGCTGGCATCAAGACGCTGGGCTTCATTGGTTTCAACGACCCTTACGGCGAAAACTGGTTCAAGGTGTTCAGTGCCATGGCCGAAAAGGCCGGCATCAAGCTGGTGGCCAATGAGCGCTTCAATCGTACCGATCAGTCGGTCACCGGCCAGGTGCTCAAGGTTATCGCGGCACGTCCGGATGCCGTATTCATTGCCGCAACCGGCGGTCCCGCCGTCTTGCCGCAGGCCGGACTGCAGGAAAAAGGCTACAAGGGCCGCATTTACCAGACGCATGGCGTGGCGACCAACGATTTCATCCGCCTCGGTGGAAAAACGGTGGAAGGTACCCTGATGGCCGGCGGGCCAATGCTGGTGGCTGACGATCTGGCGACCGGCAATCCGATCAAGCCCGTGGCTCAGGGCTATATCAAGAATTACGAAGCCAGGTACGGCGCCGGCACGATGTCGACCTTCGGCGCCAATACTTATGATGCAGGCTTGTTGTTGCAGAAGGCGATTCCGGATGCGCTGAAAAAAGCCAAGCCGGGTTCCAGCGAGTTCCGCATTGCCTTGCGCGATGCTCTTGAGGCTTCGAAAGAGGTCGTGGGCGCGCAAGGTGTCTTCAACATGTCGGCGCAAAATCATAACGGCATGGATCAGCGGGCGCGCGTGATGATGACTGTCAGAGGTGGAAAATGGGTTTTGCTCAAGGAGTGA